ATCATCGCCATGCGCGACGGCGAGGTCGTGCTGCAGGGCACGCCGAAGACCGTCATGCAGACGTCTCGGCTCGCCGAGATCTATGACATGCACATTCCGATCCACGAGATCGAGGGGCGACCGCTCGGCATCTACTTCTGGTCGCCCGAGCTGCCGCCTCCGCCGAACCGGGGCGGGGCGGGGCGGGCGGCCGCACCCGCGCCTGCGGCGCGGACGACGCGCCCGGCGGTCACGCGGGCCTCCGACCCCGATGCGCCCGCGGTACCCGCCGCACCGGCCGGCGCGCTCCCTGCCACACGCTGAGGGCGTCGGCGCGGTCTCCCGCCCGTGACGCGCGTCAGCCGGTCGGCTCCGGCATGATGCGGTAGCCCTGGCGAGCGTCATAGCCGTGGATCTCGCGGGTGTCGAGCACGGCCATGAAGGCGAGCACGTCCGGCGTGATGACCTGTCCGGGTACGAGCACGGGGAACCCCGGGGGATACGGCGTGACGAATCCCGCCGATACCGGGCGCTCGCCCGCGGCGACCCGCCTGCGGAGCTCCTCGCCGGGCACGAGCTCGACCTGGCCGCCGCGCAGTCCCGCGTAGTAGGCGGTGCGGATGTCACCGTCGGGCAGTCCGTCGGCCGCGCGATACCCGCCCGCGAACTCGCTGAAATCAGGGAGCGGGGGGAGTGAGCGGTCGGCCGGCTCCGCCGCCGACGTCGGCGGAACCTCGTCGTCCTGGAACTGCTCGGCCAGCTTGACGAGCACCTCGATGAGGTAGGCGACGGCGCTTCGCGACGTGCCGATATTGGTCATGAACAGCACCGTGTTCTGGCTCGTCTTATTGACCTGGATGCCGTAGCGATCCATGAGGTACTCGTGCTTGAAGGTGTCGCCGTCGACGCCGGTTCGCGTGATCTCGACCGTGATGCGGCTCGGGTCGACCACGAACTCGTCACCCGCCCACGCCTCCCACATGGTCGAGAGCCCGTCGCGATGGGGCATCGGGCGCTTCGAACTGCGGTACTCGGCGGGCACGAGGTCGTGGGTCGTGAGCACCCGGAAGGTCTTCTTGAGGAGGGGATGCCTCGCGACGGCGTGCGCGACGCTCGTGGCCAGGTCGAGCTGACGCTGCACGAGTTCGAAGCCCTCCAGCTCGACCTGACGGCGGCCGATGTCGAGCGAGGCGAGGATCTGGTAGTTCGGCGACGTCGACGTGTGCGTCATATAGGCCTCGTGGAAGGCCTCCTCCGCCTCGGTGCGCCACACTTGATCGCGCACGTGGATCATCGACCCCTGTCGCAGCGCCGTGAGCGTCTTGTGCGTCGACTGCGTCGCGTAGACGCGGAGCGTCGCGTCGGGCGGCACCAGCAGCTGCTCGCCGAGCCACACGTCGTCTGGGACGGGCTCGCCGGTCTCCGCATCGAAGAGCCGGGCGCGCTGCTTCGCGTAGGCATCGGCGTGCTCGGCGCTCCGTTTCAGCGCCTCGAGCTGCTTCGCGGCTGACATTGCGGTGCGCCGGCGGGTCACGGGATGGAAGGCCGCGAACGCGAACCATGCCTCATCCCACAGGAAGACGAGGTCGGGCTTGATTGCGAGACACTCGGCCATGACGCGCTCCGGGTCGTAGACGATGCCGTCGAACGTGCAGTTCGTCAGGGTGACCATGCGCACCTCGTCGAGCCGGCCGGCCGCACGATAGTCGAGCAGCAGCTGCTTGATGCGATTGACGGGGACCGCGCCGTAGAAGGCGTAGTCGTTGAGGGGATAGGCGTCGAGGTAGGCGACCCGTGCGCCCGACAACATGAGGGCATGGTGGTGTGACTTGTGGCAGTTGCGGTCGACGATGACGATGTCGCCCGGGGCCGTGACGGCCTGGTGCACGATCTTGTTCGCCGTCGAGGTGCCGTTCGTCACGAACCAGGTCGTGTCGCTGTGAAAGGCGCGCGCCGCGAGTTCCTGCGCCTTCTTGAGCGTGTGCACGGGCGCCAGCAGCGAGTCAAGGCCGCCTGACGTCGCGCTCGTCTCGGCGAGCAGCAGGTTGAGGCCGTAGAAGTCGGCCATGTCGCGGATCCACTTCGAGCCGACGACCGAGCCGCCGCGCGAGACGGGCAGCGCGTGGAACACGCCGGCCGGACGGCGCGCGTGCTCCTGGATCGCTGTGAAGAATGGCGCGTCGTAGACATGCGAGATGCGGCGCAGGAAGGAGAGGTGCATCTCGAAGCGGTCTTCGCGCCGGAACACCCGACGGAACCGACGCGAGAGCGCCCCGGCGAGGTCCTCGATGTGCGCGCCCGCCACGAGGTAGAGGTCGAGCTCGGGCCGGATGCCGCGCAGCGTATCCGCGAGCGACACGATGCGCTGGATCGAGGCGAGTTGCGTCGACGTGCCCCGGGACGAGCGCCCCTTCCCCGTTCCGCCGTACTGCTCGTAGGCGAGCGTGATCGTGCGTCTGAGGTCCCGGCTGAGCGCCTGCGTTGACCGGCCGGTGAAGCCCGGCCTGATGACGCACACCTGCAGATTGGGGTTCGTGAGCGCGGCGGCGATCGCATCTTCGACGCTCGGCACGATGACGAGGTCGTAGATGAAGTCGTCGGCCTCGGCGCGCATCCGGAGCATCTCGATTTTCAGATTGTCGCGATCGGCAGGGCTCATCTCGTCGACGACGAGCACCTCGAAACGCGGGCGTGCATCGGCCGATGCGTCGATGCCTTCGTCGGCGAGCTTCGCCGCCTGCTCGCTCTCGCCTGGACGCTCCGGGGCATCGAGCGAGCCGCTCCCACGCATGCGCTGCATGACGGGGCCGATGCGATCGAGCGCGGCCCGGTATTCGCCGGCGTCGATGAGCGAGCGGATGCTCTTGACGTACCGCTGCCCGAATCCCGCCCAGTACATCTCGACGGTCTCGAGCGCACGGAGCGAGCGGTGGATCTCACTGAGCCCGGCCGCGTCACTGAGGTCGGTGTCGCCGCGTGCGAGCAGTCTCACCGCATACCGCACATATTCCCAGGCGTCGAGTCGAAGGCGCCACACGCTCGCCGGCATGCCCGGGTTCGGTTCGAGTTCGCGCACGACCGGGCCATCGGGAGAGTGCTGCATGCGGCGTGTCCTTCAACCGTCGTTGGATGCGTCGATCGCGCATCGCAGAACGGTGCATCGCAGAACCGTGCGTCGCGAGCGCGGTGTCGATCAGCGTAGCCGCACGGAAACGGCCGCGACCCGCCCGGACTCGTCGTGCGCCCGCTCGTGACGACGTGTGACGCGTCTCAGCGTGGCGGCGCGGGCCGGTGAGGAGCCGTGCAGTAGGAGAAGAAAGGCGGACGACGCAAGCTGCGCGCGGTGCCGGCTGTGGGACTCGAACCCACACACCCTCTCGGATAACGCATTTTGAGTGCGTCGCGTCTACCGTTCCGCCAAGCCGGCTGACCTGAGCGCTGCAACGATACCGTAGGCTCCTCATGTGACCGAAGAAGCAAACCAGGCCCCGCGCAGGGTCGTCGTCGCCGAAGATGAATCGCTGATCCGACTCGACATCGTCGAGATCCTCCGCGATAACGGGTTCGACGTTGTCGGAGAGGCCGGCGACGGCGAGACCGCCGTCGCGCTCGCGAACGAACTGCGCCCAGACCTCGTGGTGATGGACGTCAAGATGCCCCAGCTCGACGGCATCTCGGCCGCCGAGCAGCTGGCGAAGAACAACGTCGCGCCCGTCGTGCTGCTGACGGCGTTCAGCCAAAAGGAGCTCGTCGACCGCGCAACTGAGGCGGGCGCCCTCGCCTACGTCGTCAAGCCGTTCACGCAGAACGATCTGCTCCCAGCCATTGAGATCGCGCTGGCCCGTCACCAGCAGATCCTCGCCCTCGAATCCGAGGTCGCCGACCTCGCCGAGCGCTTTGAGACCCGGAAGCAGGTCGACCGCGCGAAGGGGCTGCTCACGGCGAAGATGGGGCTTTCGGAGCCGGAAGCGTTCCGGTGGATTCAGAAGGCGTCGATGGATCGTCGCCTGACGATGCTCGAGGTCGCCCAGGCCGTCATCTTGCAGCTCGCTCCGCCGAAGAAGGGCAAGGACGGCGGCAAGGACAACGACGGCGCCGACGGCAACGACGGCGCCAAGGACTCGGCGTAGCCCGACTCGGCCTCTCCGGTGCCGCGCACCGGCCCCTATCGCGCCCCGCGCACCGGCCGCAGCATGTTCGTGATGCGGACCGTGGAGCACCGGCGGCCGCGTGCGTCGGTGATCACGATCTCGTGAACCGCGAGACTGCCGCCCAGATGGATGGCACGGCAGACGCCCGTGACGAACCCGCTCGAGGCCGACCCCGTGTGCGTCGCGTTGAGGTCGACCCCGAGCGCCATACGCTCGGGCAGCGCGTGCGCGTTGGCAGCGAACGAGCCGAGTGACTCGCCGAGCACGCAATACGCGCCGCCGTGCATGAGCCCGAGCGGCTGCGTGTTGCCGTCGACCGGCATGACCGCGATGGACTCCTCGGCGTCGAGCTTCACGTACAGCACCCCGAGCCGTCGTGCGAGATCGACGTGGTGGTCGCCGAACCCGCCGAACCGACTTCGCAGCGCGTCCTGATCGGGAATCTCGTAGCCGTTGACCTCTGCCGGGGTCTCGGCGTAGGGGTAGGGCGGGAACGTCGTCGCGCTCGCGTCGGCCATGCTGCTCCTCGGTGGCGGCGATAGGCTGCCGGGGTGACAGCGCCCGAAAAGCCTACGCTCATGGTCATCGACGGCCACTCGCTCGCCTACCGCGCCTTCTTCGCGCTGCCGGTCGACAGCTTCGTGACGAACGACGGCCAACACACCAACGGCATCCACGGGTTCATCTCCATGCTCGTGCTGCTGTTGCAAAACGAGCAGCCGACGCACCTCGCTGTCGCGTTCGACATCTCTCGTCACTCGTTCCGCACGCGTGAGTACGCCGACTACAAGTCGACGCGTGACGTGACGCCGCCGGAGTTCAAGGGGCAGGTGCCGCTGCTGCAGGATGCGCTGCGCGCGATGGGCATTCCGACGCTCACGAAAGAGGACTACGAGGCCGACGACATCCTCGCAACGCTCGCCCGCAAGGGCCGCGAGGAGGGGTTCAACGTGCTCCTCGTCTCGGGCGACCGCGACACCATTCAGCTCGTGAACGACGAGGTCACGCTGCTGTACCCGTCGACGCAGGGCGTTTCGCAGCTCAAGCGCTACACGCCGGATGCCGTCGTCGAGCGATACGCCGTGCGTCCGGAGCAGTACCCCGATGTCGCCGCCCTCGTGGGCGAGAAGTCCGACAACCTTCCGGGCATCCCGAAGGTGGGAGAGAAGACGGCCGCGAAATGGCTCGCGAAATGGGGATCGCTGCAGGGCATCCTCGACCATCAGGACGAGATCACGGGCAAGGTGGGCGAGTCATTCCGCGAGCACCAGCAGGAGGCGGTTCGCAACCGAAAGCTGAACCGGCTCGTCGATGACATCGATCTTCCCGTTGAGCCGGGCGACCTGGCGCGCGGCCCCATGAACACGACGGCGATCCGGGAGGTGTTCACGCGCCTGCAGTTCCGCACACTGCAGGAGCGAATCCTCGCGCTGGCCGAGAGCAACGGGGCCGAGACGTCGGCACCCCCGCAGGCGGCCGCCCCCGTCCGCGCGGAGCTGCTCGACGAAGAGCTCGAGCGCTGGCTCGAGACGGCCGTAGCGGCGTCGCCGGAAGGGCTTGCGCTGACGGTGCGCACGCTCGAGGGCATCGTCACCGAGGTCGGCATCTCGGGCCCGGACGAGGCGACGTTCCTCACCTGGATTCCCGGCCGGGCCGACTACGCCCCCTTTGAGTCGTGGCTCGCGAGCGGTGCTCCCAAGATCATGTTCGACGCGAAGGCGCAACTGAAGGCACTCCTCCGGGCGGGCCTGGCGGTCGGTGGCGCCATCGTCGATGGCCAGATCGCGTCGTGGCTCGCGCGGCCCCAGAATCCGCCCAAGCGCCTCGCGGAGTTCGTACAGCAGCAACTCGACGAGGCACTGCCGGAGGGCGACCCGAACGAGCTCGTGCCGCCCGAGGACGCCGTCTCGTTCGCCGCCTCCGACGCATGGTTCGTGCGACGGGCGACCCTCGAGGCGCTCGCCCGACTCGATCCCGGCTCACGCGGGGTCTTCGACGACATCGAGGCACCGCTGCTGACGGTACTTGCGCGCATGGAGCTCGACGGCGTCGCGGTCGACCGCTCCTTCCTGCAGGCGCTCATCGACGAACAGCGGGCGAAAGTCGAGGGGTTGCGCACGGCTGCCCTCGAGGCCGCCGGTGTCGAGAGCGTCAACCTCGGCTCGCCCAAGCAGTTGCAGGAGGTGCTGTTCGATCGGCTCGGCATGCCGAAGACGCGCAAGACGAAGACCGGGTACTCGACCGACGCTGACGCGCTCGCCGAGCTGGAGCGGTCGAACCCGCACCCATTCCTCGGCGCGCTCCGCCTCTACCGCGACACCACGAAGCTGCTGCAGATCGAAGAGACCCTCATGAGGGCGATCATCGTGGGCGAGGCGCCGGGCAGCGACCGGATCCACACGACCTACGTGCAGGTCGGCTCGGCGTCGGGTCGTCTGAGCTCGAACGATCCGAATCTGCAGAACATCCCGATCCGCTCGTCGGAGGGACGGCGCGTCCGGCAGGCCTTCACGCACGGGGGCGAGTTCGAGACGCTGCTGA
This sequence is a window from Pseudoclavibacter endophyticus. Protein-coding genes within it:
- the polA gene encoding DNA polymerase I, whose protein sequence is MVIDGHSLAYRAFFALPVDSFVTNDGQHTNGIHGFISMLVLLLQNEQPTHLAVAFDISRHSFRTREYADYKSTRDVTPPEFKGQVPLLQDALRAMGIPTLTKEDYEADDILATLARKGREEGFNVLLVSGDRDTIQLVNDEVTLLYPSTQGVSQLKRYTPDAVVERYAVRPEQYPDVAALVGEKSDNLPGIPKVGEKTAAKWLAKWGSLQGILDHQDEITGKVGESFREHQQEAVRNRKLNRLVDDIDLPVEPGDLARGPMNTTAIREVFTRLQFRTLQERILALAESNGAETSAPPQAAAPVRAELLDEELERWLETAVAASPEGLALTVRTLEGIVTEVGISGPDEATFLTWIPGRADYAPFESWLASGAPKIMFDAKAQLKALLRAGLAVGGAIVDGQIASWLARPQNPPKRLAEFVQQQLDEALPEGDPNELVPPEDAVSFAASDAWFVRRATLEALARLDPGSRGVFDDIEAPLLTVLARMELDGVAVDRSFLQALIDEQRAKVEGLRTAALEAAGVESVNLGSPKQLQEVLFDRLGMPKTRKTKTGYSTDADALAELERSNPHPFLGALRLYRDTTKLLQIEETLMRAIIVGEAPGSDRIHTTYVQVGSASGRLSSNDPNLQNIPIRSSEGRRVRQAFTHGGEFETLLTADYSQIEMRIMAHLSGDEQLIAAFNAGEDLHRFVGARVFHVDPADVTPEMRSKVKAMSYGLAYGLSAFGLSKQLQIEVAEAKGLMEDYFTRFGKVRDYLRGVVEQATENGYTETIFGRRRPFPDLKSTNRLARENAQRAALNSPIQGSAADIIKRAMIAIDTRVRAAGLSSRMLLQVHDELVFEVAFGETEVLEALVRTEMSGAAELAMPLDVQVGIGPNWDAAAH
- a CDS encoding aminotransferase class I/II-fold pyridoxal phosphate-dependent enzyme; this encodes MQHSPDGPVVRELEPNPGMPASVWRLRLDAWEYVRYAVRLLARGDTDLSDAAGLSEIHRSLRALETVEMYWAGFGQRYVKSIRSLIDAGEYRAALDRIGPVMQRMRGSGSLDAPERPGESEQAAKLADEGIDASADARPRFEVLVVDEMSPADRDNLKIEMLRMRAEADDFIYDLVIVPSVEDAIAAALTNPNLQVCVIRPGFTGRSTQALSRDLRRTITLAYEQYGGTGKGRSSRGTSTQLASIQRIVSLADTLRGIRPELDLYLVAGAHIEDLAGALSRRFRRVFRREDRFEMHLSFLRRISHVYDAPFFTAIQEHARRPAGVFHALPVSRGGSVVGSKWIRDMADFYGLNLLLAETSATSGGLDSLLAPVHTLKKAQELAARAFHSDTTWFVTNGTSTANKIVHQAVTAPGDIVIVDRNCHKSHHHALMLSGARVAYLDAYPLNDYAFYGAVPVNRIKQLLLDYRAAGRLDEVRMVTLTNCTFDGIVYDPERVMAECLAIKPDLVFLWDEAWFAFAAFHPVTRRRTAMSAAKQLEALKRSAEHADAYAKQRARLFDAETGEPVPDDVWLGEQLLVPPDATLRVYATQSTHKTLTALRQGSMIHVRDQVWRTEAEEAFHEAYMTHTSTSPNYQILASLDIGRRQVELEGFELVQRQLDLATSVAHAVARHPLLKKTFRVLTTHDLVPAEYRSSKRPMPHRDGLSTMWEAWAGDEFVVDPSRITVEITRTGVDGDTFKHEYLMDRYGIQVNKTSQNTVLFMTNIGTSRSAVAYLIEVLVKLAEQFQDDEVPPTSAAEPADRSLPPLPDFSEFAGGYRAADGLPDGDIRTAYYAGLRGGQVELVPGEELRRRVAAGERPVSAGFVTPYPPGFPVLVPGQVITPDVLAFMAVLDTREIHGYDARQGYRIMPEPTG
- a CDS encoding hotdog fold thioesterase, whose protein sequence is MADASATTFPPYPYAETPAEVNGYEIPDQDALRSRFGGFGDHHVDLARRLGVLYVKLDAEESIAVMPVDGNTQPLGLMHGGAYCVLGESLGSFAANAHALPERMALGVDLNATHTGSASSGFVTGVCRAIHLGGSLAVHEIVITDARGRRCSTVRITNMLRPVRGAR